A stretch of the Narcine bancroftii isolate sNarBan1 chromosome 14, sNarBan1.hap1, whole genome shotgun sequence genome encodes the following:
- the LOC138749319 gene encoding putative uncharacterized protein ENSP00000383309, whose translation MGGAHGRRCLTGGCTQVALLGTQLRLMGHGCRMHLSNRSQTYLINRQPADLRGIPPLGNLPLLQMEEGGGVVAATTCRSSLWKLLNAGERNLLTHYPPRRWNHSASTSSVRCSGILWPPQPHSPPDCGSGHSPRLRQWPLSHQSRQRPIPPLIMAVTSSPRSWHDRSTSDHSSDLSPSNRGSDRSTSNRGSDRSTSNRGSDRSTSDHSSDLSPSNRGSDRSTSNHGSDRSTSDHSSDHSLPIAAVTTLLPIAAVTVLPPIAAVTSLPPITAVTSLPPIAAVTSLPPIAAVTTLPPIAAVTVLPPITAVTSLPPIAAVTVLPPIAAVTVLPPITAVTSLHPIAAVTVLPPIAAVTVLPPITAVTSLPPIAAVTVLPPITAVTSLPPIAAVTVLPPIAAVTVLPPITAVTSLPPIVAVALQAGVSL comes from the exons ATGGGAGGGGCACACGGCCGGCGGTGTCTGACTGGTGGCTG cacccaggTTGCCCTCCTGGGGACCCAGCTGCGATTAATGGGTCATGGgtgcaggatgcacctttcaaatcgcagcCAGACCTACCTGATAAATCGCCAACCTGCTGATTTAAGAGGGATTCCGCCCCTGGG caaCCTGCCACTGCTGCAAATGGAGGAGGGCGGGGGAGTGGTTGCTGCCACGACGTGCCGCTCCAGTTTGTGGAAACTGCTCAATGCAGGAGAGCGGAACCTCCTTACCCATTATCCCCCACGccgctggaaccactctgccagcacCAGCTCTGTTCGCTGCAGTGGCATTTTGTGGCCCCCCCagccccactctccccctgatTGTGGCAGCGGCCACTCTCCACGATTGCGACAGTGGCCTCTCTCCCACCAATCGCGGCAGAGACCTATACCCCCGCTGATCATGGCCGTCACCTCTTCCCCTCGATCGTGGCA TGACCGTTCTACCtccgatcacagcagtgacctctctCCCTCCAATCGCGGCAGTGACCGTTCTACCTCCAATCGCGGCAGTGACCGTTCTACCTCCAATCGCGGCAGTGACCGTTCTACCtccgatcacagcagtgacctctctCCCTCCAATCGCGGCAGTGACCGTTCTACCTCCAATCACGGCAGTGACCGTTCTACCtccgatcacagcagtgaccacTCTCTCCCAATCGCGGCAGTGACCACTCTCCTTCCAATCGCGGCAGTGACCGTTCTACCTCCAATCGCGGCAGTGACCTCTCTCCCtccgatcacagcagtgacctctctCCCTCCAATCGCGGCAGTGACCTCTCTCCCTCCAATCGCGGCAGTGACCACTCTCCCTCCAATCGCGGCAGTGACCGTTCTACCtccgatcacagcagtgacctctctCCCTCCAATCGCGGCAGTGACCGTTCTACCTCCAATCGCGGCAGTGACCGTTCTACCtccgatcacagcagtgacctctctCCATCCAATCGCGGCAGTGACCGTTCTACCTCCAATCGCGGCAGTGACCGTTCTACCtccgatcacagcagtgacctctctCCCTCCAATCGCGGCAGTGACCGTTCTACCtccgatcacagcagtgacctctctCCCTCCAATCGCGGCAGTGACCGTTCTACCTCCAATCGCGGCAGTGACCGTTCTACCTCCGATCACGGCAGTGACCTCTCTCCCTCCAATCGTGGCAGTGGCACTTCAggcaggggtttccctgtga